CCTGTTATCCACTGTAATATTGGCAACCAGTGTGTCATCAATAGCGTTTATGATGCTTAGATTGTTTGACCTCTCGTTTGTCACATAAACTTCCTTCCTGACAGCGTCCGCAGCAATGGCTGAAGGGCCTATCCCAACAGCAACGCTCTTTAATGTGCGCTTTGCTACAGTACTCACCACTGTAACATCATTGGATATCCGGTTTGCAATATAAAGTTTGCCTTCAATTAAATTGTTATCATCAGGTATAATTACTATATCTACCGGTAATATTCCTGCTGTCAGATAGATTGTATCCAGCACAGAAAACCGGGTTACATCCACTACAGATATATTCCTTGAAGCGGAATTTACAACATAAAGCCTGTCCTGTGTGGCATTTAATGCCATACCCATTGGTCTGTCGCCAACTGTTACCGCGCCTATAACCCTTTCAAGGCTTCTGTCTATTATGGATATATAGTTTGATGCGCTATTTGATATAAACAAGAGCAGATCTCTTGCCGAAGGTATCTGTGTTTCTATTTCTATAGATGGCTGAAAAATATGCCCTTTTTCAATAGATTTCTCGATGTCCCATACAAGAGAAACTGCTGAGATCTCCTTTCTTTGCAACCTGATATTCGATTTTATCACAACCTCTCCATCAGGCTGAGAAAGGGCAAGGCTTACATGACCATCTCTCCCCATAACAGATGCCCTTGAAATGATTAGTTTCAGACCTTTATACTGACCAGGCTCTACGGCCGCTTCTTTTAGGAGTATCTGCCTGTCAATCAAACCAGTGGACATTATGTCAATCGGACCATCTATCAGATTTATCCATCTGTTGTCTTCTGTCTGAAGTTTAATTTCAGATATTGTGAAGGCTATATTCGGAGGGGCAAGCGATGTTGAGTGCATATAAAGAAGAAGCCTTGCAGCGGAAGACGATGATGATAGTGGTGTTGAGGTATCTATCAGCCATTTCTCGCAAGAGATAAATAGCAAAGAAGACAGAAACAGAAGAAGAAAAAGATATATCCTTTTGAAGGTCACACAAACCTCGCTTAAAAGATTAGGTTGGCTGCCTCAACTGAATTAAGAGTTGTTATATTAGTTCTAAACCTGATATTAACAAGCTGATTTTGTAGGCTCAGATTTTATTCTTTTATCATATCTAAAAAATACATTGCAAGAAAAATATTGAGGAAGGTTGTTGACTATTGACAAGGCCGGTTAGTTATTGTAGATTTTTTACCGGGAGATTTCTGAGGACATGGCAGGCAGGCTATGTATCAAAAGAGTCTGCGCCTGCTTGCGCAAGCAGGCGCAGACTTAATCTTAATGCGCAAGAAGAAAGAGGCTTCCGATTAGGAAGGCCCCTTACAGTTGCAAAGCTTACGCAAATGGCCAAGCATTTCCTTTATCTCTTGCTCGCTAAGCGTCTTGCCCCAGGGCGGCATGAGGGCCGCCTTGTTCACTGATATGCCGCCGCCTGTTATGGCATTAATAATATCTGTATCGCTCAGCTTACCCATATCCTCAGGGCTTGCATGGTTTCTGGGCGTAACCGACATCTCAGGCAGGTCTAAGCCAAATGGCTTTGGATTTGCGTTTGGACCTGTGCCTTTGCCGTCCTTGCCATGACATTGCACACAGTAGAATTGGTAATTTTCCTCAGTGCTTGCGGCAAATACTGTGCCTTTTGCTATAAACGCCGTTGCGCATATTAAAAATAGCCCTATAAAAACTGACTTCTTCATTATTTTTATTCCTCCCTTCTAAATTTGTAGTCAAGGCCTCTTTCTGCATATCACGAATAGGCAGGGCAAGCAACCTGTCATTACCGCTACCTACTACCTCGGGCCGGTTACAAACCCGGCTAACGCCTTCATTTCCTCGTCAGGTATAATGCCCGCAAAATTAGGCATCCTCCTTACAGGCTTGAAGAGCTTGATATCTTTAAGATAGGCATATACCCAGGCTCCATTAAGTCTTTTGTCGGCCTCAGAAAGATCAGGCCCGGTTACGCCGCCTTGCTTCTTTCCCCCTGCCTTAACAGGAAGAATATGGCAGGCTATGCAGCCGTATTGCTTGATAAATAGGTTCTTAGCCTTCGCTCCCCCTTTTTCTTCCACTGACCCTGGTACCACCTCTTTGGCTGTCAGTGTCATAAGATAATCTCCCACCTCTTGAGCCTCAGCCTTTGAAAGGGCAGGATGTTGAATGGTATTTTTCTCTGATACA
Above is a genomic segment from Deltaproteobacteria bacterium containing:
- a CDS encoding cytochrome c produces the protein MSVSRIGSLAAAVVLAVFLITLSKGISLADGKGTFASKGCGGCHQTEGPATEKTFEDKLKQKGVELWYAGSKFKKAWLVEWLEKPVIIRLMAYNSVSEKNTIQHPALSKAEAQEVGDYLMTLTAKEVVPGSVEEKGGAKAKNLFIKQYGCIACHILPVKAGGKKQGGVTGPDLSEADKRLNGAWVYAYLKDIKLFKPVRRMPNFAGIIPDEEMKALAGFVTGPR
- a CDS encoding cytochrome c, with amino-acid sequence MKKSVFIGLFLICATAFIAKGTVFAASTEENYQFYCVQCHGKDGKGTGPNANPKPFGLDLPEMSVTPRNHASPEDMGKLSDTDIINAITGGGISVNKAALMPPWGKTLSEQEIKEMLGHLRKLCNCKGPS